The Octadecabacter arcticus 238 genome contains a region encoding:
- a CDS encoding ISAs1-like element ISOan1 family transposase, with translation MIFTGLTRSYAMPNPSSPEIHPIEFLTHFSDISVSRQEVKVTYPLPEILLLTLCAVLSGANDWTAISIYGTKKLGFLKRFLPFADGTPSHDQLGNIFAALDAEAFQACFIDWVASLNKTVTGVVAIDGKTSRRSLDKAGGKAAIHMISAWSSEWNLTLAQRQVDGKSNEITAIPELLELLTLKGAIVTIDAMRCQREIAAKIISKEADYILALKGNQGSLRKDTELFMTEQAAVDYDDTTVTYHETVEKSHGRIETRRVTVCTDIDWLKADHNWPGLKSIVMVQYHAILQDKTRAETRYYISSMTSDAEHHAKAIRDHWGIENGLHWVMDMVFRDDECRIRKGNAPANFTTIKHAASNMLRSVKGKHSLRSKRHIASWDDDFLAEIINT, from the coding sequence GTGATCTTCACTGGTTTAACGAGGTCATATGCCATGCCAAACCCAAGTTCACCTGAGATCCATCCCATTGAATTTCTTACGCATTTTTCAGATATAAGCGTTTCACGTCAAGAGGTTAAAGTGACTTACCCTTTGCCGGAAATACTCCTCTTAACCCTATGCGCTGTTTTGTCAGGTGCCAATGACTGGACGGCCATCTCGATATATGGGACCAAGAAACTGGGCTTTTTGAAGCGTTTTCTACCTTTTGCAGACGGGACACCGTCCCATGACCAACTTGGAAACATCTTTGCGGCCTTGGATGCCGAGGCGTTTCAGGCCTGTTTTATCGACTGGGTGGCCTCCCTTAACAAGACGGTGACTGGAGTGGTCGCGATTGATGGGAAAACCTCTCGCCGCAGCCTGGATAAAGCTGGCGGCAAGGCCGCAATTCACATGATCTCGGCCTGGAGTTCGGAATGGAATCTGACGCTGGCGCAACGGCAGGTGGACGGCAAGTCCAACGAGATAACGGCCATACCAGAACTGTTGGAACTGCTCACCCTGAAGGGGGCTATTGTCACCATCGACGCTATGAGATGCCAACGCGAAATCGCCGCGAAGATCATCTCCAAAGAAGCAGACTACATCCTCGCTTTGAAGGGTAATCAGGGCAGCCTACGCAAGGACACAGAATTATTCATGACGGAACAGGCGGCCGTAGATTATGACGACACAACAGTCACTTACCACGAAACGGTAGAGAAGTCTCATGGCCGTATCGAAACAAGGAGGGTCACAGTGTGCACGGATATTGACTGGCTTAAAGCGGACCACAATTGGCCCGGTTTGAAAAGCATCGTTATGGTCCAGTACCACGCCATCCTGCAGGATAAAACGCGCGCCGAAACCCGCTATTACATTTCATCAATGACATCAGATGCTGAACATCACGCCAAAGCCATCCGTGACCACTGGGGAATAGAAAACGGGCTGCATTGGGTCATGGACATGGTGTTTCGCGACGATGAATGCCGTATCCGAAAAGGCAATGCTCCAGCCAATTTTACGACCATAAAACACGCTGCAAGCAACATGCTGCGCTCCGTAAAGGGGAAGCATAGCCTGCGATCAAAGCGCCACATTGCATCATGGGATGATGATTTCCTCGCCGAAATAATTAACACCTAA
- a CDS encoding M23 family metallopeptidase produces the protein MRTIALLITCATPAVAQDLHLGLPIDCTLGDTCYIQNYVDTDPSEAVLDFQCGSLTYDGHKGTDFGLPSLSAMEAGVDVLASAAGTVRGVRNNMRDVLYTPDLAGEINGRDCGNGVVVAHESGWETQYCHMKEGSVTVVTGEQVGRGDVLGQVRGIA, from the coding sequence ATGCGCACGATTGCACTGCTGATAACCTGCGCCACACCCGCCGTGGCGCAGGACTTACACCTCGGACTGCCCATCGACTGCACCTTGGGCGACACCTGCTATATTCAAAACTACGTCGACACTGACCCCTCCGAGGCTGTGCTGGATTTCCAATGTGGGTCTTTGACCTATGATGGCCACAAAGGCACCGATTTTGGCCTGCCGTCCCTGTCGGCGATGGAGGCGGGCGTTGATGTTCTCGCCTCAGCCGCAGGAACCGTGCGCGGTGTGCGCAATAATATGCGCGATGTCCTTTATACCCCTGACCTCGCTGGCGAAATCAATGGACGCGACTGCGGAAATGGTGTCGTCGTCGCACATGAAAGCGGTTGGGAAACCCAGTATTGCCATATGAAAGAAGGCTCCGTCACGGTTGTAACGGGCGAGCAAGTCGGACGGGGCGATGTCCTTGGCCAAGTCAGGGGAATCGCATGA
- the clpA gene encoding ATP-dependent Clp protease ATP-binding subunit ClpA, with product MPSFSTTLEQSIHSALALANARKHELATLEHLLLALIDEPDAARVMKACSVDLAELRKTLEDFIEDDLSTLVTDVEGSEAVPTAAFQRVIQRAAIHVQSSGRTEVTGANVLVAIFAERESNAAYFLQDQDMTRYDAVNFIAHGVAKDPAFGESRPVTGAPTLDDDADTAEETSKDESALAKYCVDLNVKAQKGDVDPLIGRDHEVERCIQVLCRRRKNNPLLVGDPGVGKTAIAEGLARKIVESQVPEVLANTTIYSLDMGALLAGTRYRGDFEERLKAVMTELEDHDDAVLFIDEIHTIIGAGATSGGAMDASNLLKPALAGGKLRCMGSTTYKEFRQHFEKDRALARRFQKIDVNEPSVEDSIKILKGIKVYFEDHHQIKYTADAIKSAVELSARYINDRKLPDKAIDVIDEAGAAQHLVAESKRRKTIGIKEIEAVVAKIARIPPKNVSKGDAEVLKDLESALKRVVFGQDDAIVALSSAIKLARAGLREPEKPIGNYLFAGPTGVGKTEVAKQLADTLGVELLRFDMSEYMEKHSISRLIGAPPGYVGFDQGGMLTDGVDQNPHCVLLLDEMEKAHPDVYNILLQVMDNGKLTDHNGRTTDFRNVIIIMTTNAGASEMAKEAIGFGRERRTGEDTAAIERTFTPEFRNRLDAVVSFAPLGKEVILQVVEKFVLQLEAQLMDRNVSIELTRPAAEWLADKGYDDKMGARPLGRTIQEYIKKPLAEELLFGALAKGGHVKVGMKNGALDLQIEPPEKVRISKDKPPLLAAD from the coding sequence GTGCCATCATTTTCCACGACGCTTGAGCAGTCAATCCATTCCGCCTTGGCGCTGGCCAACGCGCGCAAACATGAACTCGCCACGCTTGAGCACCTTTTGCTCGCGTTGATCGATGAACCTGACGCGGCCCGCGTGATGAAGGCCTGTTCGGTCGATTTGGCTGAACTGCGCAAAACCCTTGAAGATTTCATCGAGGACGACCTGTCGACCCTTGTGACCGACGTTGAAGGGTCCGAAGCGGTGCCAACGGCGGCCTTCCAACGTGTTATTCAGCGCGCAGCAATCCATGTACAATCATCCGGTCGCACCGAAGTGACCGGCGCCAACGTGCTTGTGGCGATCTTTGCCGAACGTGAAAGCAACGCGGCTTACTTCCTGCAAGACCAAGACATGACGCGCTATGACGCGGTGAATTTCATCGCCCATGGTGTCGCGAAAGATCCGGCATTTGGCGAAAGCCGCCCTGTCACAGGCGCACCAACACTGGACGATGACGCTGATACGGCAGAAGAAACCAGTAAGGACGAAAGCGCACTGGCGAAATATTGCGTCGATCTGAACGTAAAAGCGCAAAAAGGCGATGTTGACCCGCTGATCGGTCGCGATCACGAGGTTGAGCGTTGCATTCAGGTGCTGTGCCGCCGCCGAAAGAACAACCCGCTTTTGGTGGGTGATCCCGGTGTCGGTAAAACTGCGATCGCCGAAGGTTTGGCGCGCAAGATCGTCGAATCCCAAGTGCCTGAAGTTCTGGCAAACACAACGATCTATTCCCTCGATATGGGCGCACTGCTGGCCGGTACGCGCTATCGCGGTGATTTTGAGGAACGCCTGAAGGCCGTGATGACCGAACTTGAGGATCACGACGACGCAGTCCTGTTCATCGACGAGATTCACACAATCATCGGCGCTGGTGCAACATCCGGCGGGGCAATGGACGCGTCCAACCTGCTGAAACCCGCGCTAGCGGGTGGCAAGCTGCGCTGCATGGGGTCCACAACCTACAAAGAATTCCGTCAGCATTTCGAAAAAGACCGCGCGTTGGCGCGTCGGTTCCAAAAGATCGACGTCAATGAGCCTTCGGTTGAGGATTCAATCAAGATCCTCAAAGGCATCAAGGTCTATTTCGAGGATCACCATCAGATCAAATACACAGCTGATGCGATCAAGTCTGCGGTGGAACTGTCAGCCCGCTATATCAACGACCGCAAGCTGCCCGACAAAGCCATCGACGTCATCGACGAGGCAGGTGCGGCCCAACATCTGGTCGCAGAAAGCAAACGTCGCAAGACCATCGGCATCAAAGAGATTGAGGCTGTCGTGGCGAAGATCGCCCGCATCCCACCCAAAAACGTGTCCAAGGGTGATGCCGAGGTTCTCAAGGATCTGGAATCTGCGCTGAAGCGGGTGGTGTTCGGCCAAGATGACGCAATTGTCGCACTTAGCTCAGCCATCAAGCTGGCGCGCGCTGGCCTGCGTGAGCCTGAAAAGCCCATCGGCAACTACCTGTTCGCGGGTCCAACGGGTGTGGGTAAAACCGAGGTCGCCAAACAATTGGCGGACACGCTGGGCGTTGAACTTCTGCGCTTTGACATGTCGGAATACATGGAGAAACATTCAATCTCCCGCCTCATCGGTGCCCCTCCCGGCTATGTCGGCTTTGATCAGGGTGGGATGTTGACGGACGGCGTCGATCAAAACCCCCACTGCGTCTTGTTGCTTGATGAGATGGAAAAGGCCCACCCGGATGTCTACAACATTCTGTTGCAGGTTATGGATAACGGCAAACTGACCGATCACAATGGCCGGACGACAGATTTCCGCAATGTTATCATCATCATGACAACGAATGCTGGTGCATCTGAAATGGCAAAGGAAGCCATCGGGTTTGGTCGCGAACGTCGCACTGGCGAAGACACGGCCGCAATCGAGCGCACGTTCACGCCGGAATTCCGCAACCGTTTGGACGCGGTCGTCAGCTTTGCCCCCCTTGGCAAAGAGGTCATTCTGCAGGTGGTCGAAAAGTTCGTCCTCCAGCTTGAGGCGCAACTGATGGATCGCAACGTGTCGATCGAATTAACCCGCCCTGCCGCAGAATGGCTTGCGGACAAAGGTTACGATGACAAAATGGGCGCGCGTCCACTAGGCCGCACGATCCAAGAGTATATCAAGAAACCGTTGGCCGAAGAATTGCTGTTCGGCGCATTGGCCAAAGGTGGTCACGTCAAGGTTGGCATGAAAAACGGCGCACTTGATTTGCAGATTGAGCCACCGGAAAAAGTGCGCATCTCCAAGGATAAACCACCGCTTCTCGCGGCGGACTGA
- the gloB gene encoding hydroxyacylglutathione hydrolase: MPLDLVTIPCLADNYAFLLHNARTNETLLVDAPDAPPIQAALDARGWTLTDVLLTHHHGDHIVGLGPLRGSARVIGAAADAHRLPPLDLAVGDGDTVTICGEAAQVFDVSGHTMGHIALHFAKSGVLFTADSLMALGCGRLFEGTPVQMWQSMLKLRSLPDETRVCSGHEYTQTNARFALTIEPDNSDLISRIEEVSRARAANHPTVPSNLGIEKRTNPFLRADVPALQTAFGMTNSDPTDVFTQIRKKRDNF; the protein is encoded by the coding sequence CGCACGAACGAGACGCTGTTGGTCGATGCTCCCGACGCGCCGCCAATTCAAGCGGCGTTAGACGCGCGTGGCTGGACGCTGACGGACGTCTTGCTGACCCACCACCACGGCGATCACATTGTCGGACTGGGCCCGTTGCGCGGATCGGCCCGGGTGATTGGCGCAGCGGCAGACGCACACCGTTTGCCACCACTGGATTTGGCTGTGGGCGACGGCGACACAGTCACGATCTGCGGCGAAGCTGCGCAGGTTTTTGACGTTTCGGGCCACACGATGGGACATATCGCACTGCATTTTGCCAAGTCCGGCGTGCTGTTCACGGCCGACAGCCTTATGGCCCTTGGATGTGGCCGCCTTTTTGAAGGAACGCCTGTCCAAATGTGGCAAAGCATGCTAAAATTACGGTCCCTGCCCGATGAGACCCGCGTTTGCAGCGGCCATGAATACACGCAAACCAACGCCCGTTTCGCTTTGACTATTGAACCGGACAATTCTGACCTTATCTCTCGTATAGAGGAAGTCAGCCGAGCCCGCGCGGCGAACCATCCCACTGTGCCGTCAAACCTCGGCATCGAGAAACGAACGAACCCTTTTCTGCGGGCAGACGTTCCCGCGCTTCAGACCGCCTTTGGCATGACCAACAGCGACCCGACCGACGTCTTCACCCAGATCCGCAAAAAACGCGATAACTTCTGA